From a region of the Constantimarinum furrinae genome:
- a CDS encoding lysine transporter LysE: MSLILNFFIGFLAAFVGVIPPGLLNMYAAKVSMKEGRKKGLLFSTGVCATVMIQTYVALLFARYLDKHPEIVDRLQQVALGIFICITIYFLFIAKDTRREVRKDFNKSKTSRFLSGMMLGALNLLPFPYWVYISITFAGFGWFEFSQPELWSCVIASGIGTFVMLAIYVQYFRKKEQRSKPRINMNYVIGFITLVISIITAIKIFNDF, encoded by the coding sequence ATGTCATTAATTCTTAATTTTTTTATAGGATTTTTAGCTGCATTCGTTGGTGTAATTCCACCCGGTCTTCTCAATATGTACGCTGCTAAAGTTAGCATGAAAGAAGGTCGTAAAAAGGGATTACTCTTTTCCACCGGCGTTTGTGCTACGGTGATGATCCAAACCTATGTAGCACTGTTATTTGCCAGATATCTCGATAAGCATCCGGAGATCGTAGACAGACTACAGCAGGTTGCGTTAGGAATCTTTATCTGTATTACCATTTACTTTTTGTTTATAGCAAAAGACACACGTCGGGAAGTTAGAAAAGACTTCAATAAATCGAAAACCAGTAGGTTTCTTTCAGGGATGATGTTGGGAGCATTAAACTTGTTGCCTTTTCCCTATTGGGTGTACATTAGCATCACTTTTGCCGGTTTTGGCTGGTTTGAGTTTAGTCAGCCCGAATTATGGTCCTGTGTAATCGCTTCTGGTATAGGGACTTTCGTGATGTTAGCGATCTATGTTCAGTACTTCAGAAAAAAGGAACAGCGATCCAAACCACGCATCAACATGAACTACGTCATAGGCTTTATAACATTAGTGATCTCCATTATCACAGCCATAAAAATTTTTAATGATTTTTGA
- the trmB gene encoding tRNA (guanosine(46)-N7)-methyltransferase TrmB codes for MGSKNKLKRFKENETFANVIQPTREEVFSNSLQLKGSWKSKFFKNDHPLILELGCGKGEYTINLAKSYPDKNFLGIDIKGARFWRGAKTALEDGLHNAGFLRTQIELIDLLFAENEVDEIWITFPDPQIKYKRTKHRLTNAEFLEKYKQILKPDGVVHLKTDSEFMHGYTLGLLHGRNEEVIYAHHDVYGNDHSPEEVTQIQTYYESQYLEVGKKITYIKFRFRS; via the coding sequence GTGGGAAGTAAAAATAAACTGAAACGATTTAAAGAAAATGAGACGTTTGCCAATGTAATTCAGCCAACCCGGGAAGAGGTTTTCTCGAATTCACTACAGTTAAAAGGCAGCTGGAAATCTAAATTCTTTAAAAATGACCACCCGCTAATCCTCGAACTTGGCTGTGGAAAAGGAGAATACACTATTAATCTGGCAAAAAGTTATCCCGACAAGAATTTTCTCGGGATCGATATCAAGGGAGCGCGCTTCTGGCGTGGGGCAAAAACAGCTTTGGAAGACGGTTTACACAATGCTGGATTTCTACGAACACAAATTGAACTAATAGATCTGCTCTTTGCTGAAAATGAGGTCGATGAGATCTGGATTACCTTCCCCGATCCACAAATAAAATACAAACGCACCAAGCACCGGCTCACCAATGCCGAATTCCTCGAAAAATACAAGCAAATACTAAAACCAGACGGAGTGGTCCACCTAAAAACCGACAGTGAATTTATGCACGGCTATACCTTGGGACTCCTGCACGGACGAAATGAAGAGGTTATTTATGCACATCACGATGTATATGGAAATGACCATTCGCCCGAAGAAGTAACACAGATTCAAACATATTATGAGAGTCAGTATCTGGAGGTTGGCAAGAAGATCACCTACATTAAATTTAGATTCCGTTCGTAA
- a CDS encoding glycosyltransferase: protein MEGSKTILVAPLHWGLGHATRCIPIIRALITKGYAVCIASDGAALNLLRKEFPKLSWLELPSYSITYPKKPSQLKWKLLKSLPGIRKTMASEKKMIDALVSEGKIDGIISDNRFGIHSKKVPSVFITHQLNVLSGSTSFFSSMMHQKIIQKFHECWVPDVDNDENLSGTLGHPKVHNLNIKYMGPVSRMKKAEIPIVYDVLALLSGPEPQRTMLEEKILDELTGKDCRVLLIQGIVEDEQQRSIHDNIEIVNYMESEALEKAINESGLVLSRSGYTTIMDLATMEKKAFFIPTPGQYEQEYLASRCTEKGWVPSCKQEDFTYEALEKVKVYQGFHGLRCEVDGSSLFSLFEGKRELGPHA from the coding sequence GTGGAAGGATCGAAAACAATTTTAGTTGCTCCGTTACACTGGGGATTAGGGCATGCGACGCGCTGCATACCTATAATTCGTGCGTTGATAACAAAGGGGTATGCCGTATGTATCGCTTCCGATGGTGCCGCTTTGAATTTGCTTCGGAAAGAATTTCCGAAACTTTCGTGGCTGGAACTACCTTCTTATTCCATAACGTATCCGAAAAAACCCTCACAGTTAAAATGGAAGCTGCTGAAAAGTTTACCGGGAATTAGGAAAACGATGGCTTCAGAAAAAAAAATGATCGATGCATTGGTTTCTGAAGGCAAAATAGATGGTATTATAAGCGATAACCGTTTTGGGATTCATTCAAAAAAGGTGCCTTCGGTCTTTATCACGCATCAGTTAAATGTTTTAAGCGGTAGCACTTCATTTTTCAGTAGTATGATGCATCAGAAGATCATTCAGAAATTCCATGAATGCTGGGTGCCCGATGTGGATAATGACGAGAACCTTAGCGGAACACTAGGGCATCCCAAGGTTCACAATCTCAATATAAAATACATGGGACCGGTAAGCAGAATGAAAAAAGCAGAAATACCCATTGTCTACGATGTTCTGGCATTACTTTCGGGACCAGAACCTCAACGTACCATGCTGGAGGAGAAGATACTTGATGAGCTAACCGGAAAAGACTGTCGCGTATTACTCATACAGGGTATCGTGGAAGACGAACAGCAACGAAGCATCCATGACAATATTGAGATCGTAAATTATATGGAAAGTGAAGCGCTCGAAAAGGCAATCAATGAAAGTGGTCTTGTTCTTTCCCGAAGCGGTTATACCACGATCATGGATCTTGCTACAATGGAGAAGAAGGCTTTTTTTATTCCGACTCCCGGACAATACGAGCAGGAATATCTCGCTTCACGATGTACAGAAAAGGGTTGGGTTCCCAGTTGTAAACAAGAGGACTTTACGTATGAAGCACTGGAGAAAGTAAAAGTGTATCAAGGTTTTCACGGACTAAGATGTGAAGTAGACGGTAGTTCGTTATTTAGCCTTTTCGAGGGTAAAAGAGAACTCGGACCCCACGCCTAA